One part of the Hydra vulgaris chromosome 01, alternate assembly HydraT2T_AEP genome encodes these proteins:
- the LOC105847809 gene encoding muscarinic acetylcholine receptor M3 isoform X2 has product MNFSTQALLNNVLYTARPSSCNSTSSSIINTRMVPRSANRESIFIPPMIGGTFFSIATIGGNFLIILAYFTNEKIRSMSNVLLISLAFTDMFIGLFPVTMNILEMSMGYWPLGKEMCNVALMLDYVSVQSSINHIVLINFERYLAYKSPFKHQLLQKKSRVIIKIITVWFIAVIIWAPFINVYTYKVRSDSPFNMHCYNQFLNATDYKLKKYIFVTVSVVGYFLPLGIMIITYWKMYLIIKQKLNQASKFFHAPNTKSCSTAKTTKWHLLTSPSDGMQDNATDKQKNLDSIKSLKRILIHKKALRLIVSILSAFIFTGLPLNAQWLVVGMCPKCYNKTLFDVCNFLAYPNSIVNPFLYACASRTFRMEFKKLLLCGFFWKCVSGSKKLHVNYRANSKANYQEYKELSESVSMEII; this is encoded by the coding sequence ATGAACTTTTCAACCCAAGCCTTGTTAAACAATGTCTTGTATACTGCAAGACCATCATCTTGCAACAGTACTTCATCTAGTATTATTAATACCCGCATGGTACCTCGCTCCGCTAATCGAGAATCAATTTTTATACCCCCGATGATTGGTGGCACATTTTTTAGCATTGCAACAATCGGtggaaattttttgattattttagcttattttacaaacgaaaaaattaGAAGCATGTCAAACGTTCTATTAATATCATTAGCATTCACAGACATGTTTATCGGACTATTTCCTGTGACCATGAACATCCTGGAAATGTCTATGGGTTATTGGCCTCTGGGTAAAGAAATGTGTAATGTAGCGCTGATGCTGGACTACGTCTCAGTTCAGTCTTCAATAAACCATAttgttttgattaattttgaGCGGTATCTTGCATATAAATCCCCATTTAAACATCAGTTACTCCAAAAAAAATCAagagttattattaaaataatcacaGTGTGGTTCATAGCTGTTATAATATGGGCACCTTTTATCAACGTTTATACATACAAGGTGAGAAGCGACAGTCCATTTAATATGCATTGCTACAACCAGTTTTTAAATGCTAcagattataaattaaaaaaatacatttttgttaCGGTGTCAGTAGTTGGATACTTTTTACCGCTTGGTATTATGATTATCACGTACtggaaaatgtatttaataataaagcaaaaacttAATCAAGCGTCTAAATTTTTCCATGCTCCAAATACAAAAAGTTGTTCGACTGCAAAAACAACTAAATGGCATTTATTAACTTCACCATCTGATGGGATGCAAGATAATGCTACTGATAAGCAAAAAAATCTAGATTCAATAAAAAGCCTAAAAAGAATACTGATACATAAAAAAGCATTGCGTCTCATTGTAAGCATATTATCAGCTTTTATATTTACTGGGTTACCTCTTAATGCACAATGGCTTGTGGTTGGCATGTGTCCAAAATGTTAtaacaaaacattatttgatGTATGCAACTTTTTAGCATACCCAAACTCTATAGTTAATCCTTTTCTTTACGCATGCGCAAGTCGCACATTTCGTATGGAGTTCAAAAAGTTACTTCTCTGTggatttttttggaaatgtgTTTCGGGTTCTAAAAAGTTACACGTCAACTATCGTGCCAACAGCAAAGCAAATTATCAAGAATACAAAGAATTATCAGAAAGTGTTTCGAtggaaattatataa